The genomic interval CAAGCTTATAACGTTAACAACTTCCTCACATAAACAGGAGATCGCAATGAACCCAATTCGCCCAATGAATCAGCTCGCCGGCGCCGCTGCGCTGGCCGCGATGCTGGCATTGACGGGCTGTGCCAGCCCGAACCGGGCGCCGGCCGCGGCCGACGTGGCGGTGTCGAAGAATGCCGTCGACAACGCCGTGCAGGCCGGCGCCGCCGACCTGGCACCGGAAGAGATCACGGCCGCGCGCCAAGATGATGCGCGCCAGCGAAGCCCTGGCCGCGAAGGACTACAAGCTGGCACGCGAACTGGCGGTGCAGGCCCAGGCCGACGCCCAGCTGGCCCAGAGCAAGGCCAATTCGGCCAAGGCGACGGCCGCGTCGAACCAGCTCAACGAGGATCTGCGCGTGCTGCGCCAGGAAGTCGACCGCGCCAATTCGCAATAACTCGGCAGTAAAGCGCGGCAGTAAAGCGCGGCAGTAAAGCGCGGCAGTAAAGCGCGTGCAGTAAAGCGCGCGCGGCAAGCCGGGCGGCTTGCCCGCCACGCGACAACGATGCAGCAGCGCCGGCAGTGCGCTTCCCCTGGGGGCGCCGGCGACATGAACAACACCAACGCGCCACCGCGGCGCCCATGGAGGGAAAGATCATGCAAGTACGCTTCCTGAAACCGGCCATCTTCGCCAGCGCCGTGCTGCTGGCCGCCTGCAGCACCACGCCGACCACCACGCCGACGCTGG from Massilia sp. Se16.2.3 carries:
- a CDS encoding DUF4398 domain-containing protein codes for the protein MMRASEALAAKDYKLARELAVQAQADAQLAQSKANSAKATAASNQLNEDLRVLRQEVDRANSQ